In Amaranthus tricolor cultivar Red isolate AtriRed21 chromosome 3, ASM2621246v1, whole genome shotgun sequence, a single window of DNA contains:
- the LOC130808715 gene encoding uncharacterized protein LOC130808715: MSRLMEVSRMATPLYLRSFYLNAVNFSPFSRDSHEPLNPNFSLHNIQSYSSSSSQNPNSINSTSYYMNRIFPKSNTSFQLTNGISLKADVLRLNERMFLVDSGIGTPRTCLEDQLIGVKNNPKTRFENKVGFMDLVAGETVVRKFMLERIFIDLVAGDLTAKERAYGRFNDLVAESADADNVVAGEPLLVLPRRYRQKRVSMELRKIWRTNSQVKGFYVKRVKGGYAVAVAGYIAFAPFRGHFQLARGGFKDRFTIESLNLKDKDIVVV; this comes from the coding sequence atgaGCAGATTAATGGAGGTTTCTCGCATGGCTACTCCTTTGTATCTCAGATCTTTCTATCTTAATGCTGTTAACTTCTCCCCATTTTCCCGTGATAGCCATGAACCgctaaaccctaatttttcactCCATAATATTCAATcgtattcatcatcatcatctcaaAATCCCAATTCCATCAACAGCACAAGTTATTATATGAATCGAATATTTCCAAAATCTAATACCAGTTTCCAATTAACTAATGGCATTTCCTTAAAAGCCGATGTCTTACGCTTAAATGAACGAATGTTCTTGGTTGATTCTGGAATTGGAACTCCCAGAACTTGTTTGGAAGACCAGCTTATTGGTGTGAAAAACAATCCAAAAACTCGATTTGAAAATAAGGTTGGGTTCATGGATTTAGTTGCTGGTGAAACAGTGGTTAGAAAGTTTATGTTAGAGAGGATTTTCATTGATTTAGTAGCTGGTGATTTGACTGCGAAAGAACGAGCTTATGGAAGGTTTAATGACTTGGTTGCAGAATCTGCAGATGCTGATAATGTGGTGGCTGGTGAACCTTTACTTGTTCTTCCGAGAAGATATAGACAAAAGAGAGTTTCCATGGAATTACGTAAGATTTGGAGGACAAATTCTCAGGTGAAAGGGTTTTATGTTAAACGAGTAAAAGGAGGTTATGCTGTAGCAGTTGCGGGTTATATTGCTTTCGCTCCTTTCCGAGGGCATTTTCAACTTGCAAGAGGGGGTTTCAAGGATCGTTTCACTATTGAGAGTCTTAATTTGAAAGATAAGGA